From the genome of Hymenobacter cellulosilyticus, one region includes:
- a CDS encoding murein L,D-transpeptidase catalytic domain family protein, with the protein MLTALSFLAFAAPATATDNPRSTQHAAASANAAARKAFYTAAFEQHMLLTYTQSGLTQSGLSLSVFRQALIGYYNLQQRGLASTAKPLLTVIDFSRSSRLKRLWVIDLKKQRVLFHTLVAHGKNTGEEFAKAFSNKNGSEQSSIGFYVTGNTYTGKHGLSLKLQGLEPRYNSNAASRAVVVHGAEYVCEDFVRQHGRLGRSQGCPALPTAQASSIIRAIKGGSVIYAHAPATVNYTSSFLQLDPALTAFARTQGIAKL; encoded by the coding sequence TTGCTGACCGCACTTTCGTTTCTTGCTTTTGCCGCGCCGGCTACCGCGACCGACAATCCCCGGAGCACTCAACATGCGGCGGCTTCGGCCAACGCCGCGGCCCGGAAGGCCTTCTACACCGCCGCCTTCGAGCAGCACATGCTCCTGACGTACACCCAGAGTGGGCTGACCCAAAGTGGCCTGTCCCTGAGCGTTTTCCGGCAGGCCCTGATTGGATACTATAACCTGCAGCAGCGGGGCCTGGCTTCCACGGCCAAGCCTTTGCTCACCGTTATCGACTTTAGCCGCTCTAGCCGCCTGAAGCGCCTGTGGGTTATTGACCTGAAAAAGCAGCGGGTGCTGTTTCACACCCTGGTGGCCCACGGCAAAAACACCGGCGAAGAGTTTGCCAAGGCCTTTTCCAACAAGAACGGGTCGGAGCAAAGCAGCATCGGCTTTTACGTGACGGGCAACACTTACACTGGCAAGCACGGCCTCTCGCTGAAGCTGCAGGGCCTGGAGCCCCGCTACAACAGCAATGCCGCCAGCCGGGCCGTAGTGGTGCACGGGGCCGAGTACGTGTGCGAGGATTTCGTGCGGCAGCACGGCCGGCTGGGCCGTAGCCAGGGCTGCCCGGCGCTGCCCACGGCCCAGGCCAGCAGCATTATCCGGGCCATCAAAGGCGGCTCGGTGATTTATGCCCACGCCCCGGCCACGGTGAATTATACGTCCTCGTTTTTGCAGCTGGACCCTGCCCTTACTGCCTTTGCCCGCACCCAGGGCATTGCCAAGCTTTAA
- a CDS encoding M48 family metallopeptidase: protein MRGGLRYIIALIIAGFSFVTYYCKRSTNEVTGEVQHVDMTAEQEIALGLQAAPEMAQQYGGLHPDRQAAARVEEIGQLLVRSTKASQTPYKFQFHLLADENTINAFALPGGQIFITAGLLKNLRTEGQVAGVLAHEIGHVVGRHSAEQVAKSNLTQGLTGAAAIAVYDPDRPSTAAAAAATAMVAKLVTMRFGREDELESDRLAVDFTAQAGYNPEAMVQVMQILEQTGGGSRTPEFMSTHPNPGNRIGEIQKAIATEFPQGLPAGLKP, encoded by the coding sequence ATGAGAGGAGGACTCCGCTACATAATTGCCCTGATAATTGCAGGCTTCTCATTTGTAACCTATTACTGCAAGCGCTCCACCAACGAAGTAACCGGGGAGGTGCAGCACGTCGATATGACGGCCGAGCAGGAAATTGCCCTGGGCCTGCAGGCTGCTCCCGAAATGGCCCAGCAGTACGGCGGCCTGCATCCCGACCGGCAGGCCGCTGCCCGGGTCGAGGAAATCGGGCAGCTTCTCGTGCGTAGCACCAAGGCCAGCCAGACGCCCTACAAGTTTCAGTTTCACCTGCTGGCCGACGAAAATACGATTAATGCCTTTGCCCTGCCCGGCGGCCAGATCTTCATCACGGCGGGTTTGCTCAAGAACCTGCGGACGGAAGGACAAGTGGCCGGCGTACTGGCCCACGAAATCGGCCACGTAGTAGGCCGCCACTCGGCTGAGCAGGTAGCTAAATCCAACCTGACCCAGGGCCTGACCGGGGCCGCCGCCATTGCCGTCTACGACCCGGACCGGCCCAGCACGGCCGCTGCCGCCGCCGCTACGGCCATGGTTGCCAAGCTGGTGACCATGCGCTTTGGGCGCGAAGACGAGCTGGAGTCGGACCGTCTGGCAGTAGATTTCACTGCCCAGGCCGGCTATAACCCCGAAGCCATGGTCCAAGTAATGCAGATTCTGGAGCAAACCGGGGGCGGCAGCCGCACGCCGGAGTTTATGAGCACCCACCCCAACCCCGGCAACCGCATCGGGGAGATTCAGAAGGCTATTGCCACGGAGTTTCCGCAGGGGCTGCCCGCCGGCCTGAAGCCGTAA
- a CDS encoding diacylglycerol/lipid kinase family protein yields MTSPPILLRLLFVLNPISGDIDKTELEDTISTFCAERGRSAAFFHTSGNDDFAKLKQYISQQSYDAVFAAGGDGTVSLVASVLAGTKLPLGILPLGSGNGLSKDLGIPQDQQEALRLIWDHQVRAIDTLRVGDTFCAHLADLGFNALVVERFCSGDTRGPGAYVRIAMQEYLGYEPAVYRITTDRETYEGAAFMVTVANANTFGSNVVINPDSRVDDGEFEICLIEPFPGTAALGILYQLYTDAFDESVYTKRLRCRHATIEVPGHEEALVQVDGEPQQAQLPLQVTIEPRSLRMLLPLTT; encoded by the coding sequence ATGACTTCCCCACCCATTCTTTTGCGCCTCCTGTTCGTTCTGAATCCTATTTCGGGCGACATTGATAAGACGGAACTGGAAGACACCATCTCGACCTTTTGCGCGGAACGCGGCCGCAGTGCTGCCTTTTTTCATACCTCCGGCAACGATGATTTTGCCAAGCTCAAGCAGTATATCAGTCAGCAGTCCTACGACGCGGTATTTGCGGCTGGCGGCGACGGTACCGTGAGCCTGGTTGCCTCCGTCTTAGCCGGTACCAAGCTGCCGCTGGGCATACTTCCCCTGGGCTCGGGTAATGGCTTATCCAAGGATCTGGGGATTCCGCAGGACCAGCAGGAGGCCTTGCGCCTAATCTGGGACCACCAAGTGCGCGCCATCGACACGCTGCGGGTGGGGGACACTTTCTGCGCCCATTTAGCGGATCTGGGCTTTAATGCCCTGGTAGTGGAGCGTTTCTGCAGCGGCGACACCCGCGGGCCGGGTGCCTACGTGCGCATTGCCATGCAGGAATACCTGGGCTATGAGCCGGCTGTATACCGCATCACTACTGACCGGGAAACCTATGAGGGCGCCGCGTTTATGGTCACGGTGGCCAATGCTAATACGTTCGGCAGCAATGTGGTTATTAACCCAGATAGCCGGGTCGACGACGGGGAATTTGAAATCTGCCTGATTGAGCCGTTTCCGGGCACCGCCGCGCTGGGAATTCTCTATCAGCTCTACACCGATGCCTTCGACGAGTCCGTCTACACCAAGCGCCTGCGCTGCCGCCACGCTACTATAGAAGTGCCCGGCCATGAGGAGGCCCTGGTGCAGGTAGATGGGGAGCCCCAGCAGGCTCAGTTGCCCCTGCAGGTCACGATTGAGCCCCGGAGCCTGCGGATGCTGTTGCCGCTGACGACGTAG
- a CDS encoding metallophosphoesterase: protein MTFAQLVYFALALVVGLALWLLYRYALERRYRRQPYVAPAEAGWAIQTPEAGRLRYRIALVGDLGAVATDGQDPVLNLLQHWLREAGAASSVVLLGDNVYPTGIPAPTHPGRAAAEKRLDTQLDAFQQYAGRVIFLSGNHDWNKGRPDGYQYVLRQEAYVLEHLPTAHYLPPQGCPGPVTVQLAEGLLLVVLNTQWWVQNGPRPLGPEYGCTVSNSKEPFAQLQEILEHNRHQQIVVAGHHPLYSNAMHGGKFTTKQHLFPLTAAHKKAYVPLPVIGSLFPVYRKLIGAAEDMSHPRYRKMRRRLLRVLHQFPNIIYAAGHDHNLQYFHYRQGHYLVSGSGSKTAFVQPGGKSTFTHEHKGFFALEFYHGGEVWLRTYEPASTADTPVGAEVFRKKLVAASAATTSSAATASAGSGAQS, encoded by the coding sequence GTGACCTTCGCCCAACTTGTGTATTTCGCCCTGGCTCTGGTAGTGGGGCTGGCCCTGTGGCTGCTGTACCGCTACGCCCTGGAACGGCGCTACCGGCGGCAGCCCTACGTGGCCCCGGCCGAGGCGGGTTGGGCCATTCAGACTCCGGAAGCCGGCCGCCTGCGCTACCGCATTGCTTTAGTCGGGGACCTGGGTGCGGTGGCTACCGATGGGCAGGACCCGGTGCTCAACCTGCTGCAGCACTGGCTTAGGGAGGCGGGTGCGGCAAGCAGCGTGGTTCTTCTCGGCGACAATGTGTACCCAACGGGCATTCCGGCGCCAACTCATCCGGGCCGGGCTGCCGCCGAAAAGCGGCTGGATACGCAGCTCGACGCCTTTCAGCAGTACGCCGGCCGGGTAATTTTTCTTAGCGGCAACCACGACTGGAACAAGGGCCGCCCCGATGGTTACCAGTACGTTCTGAGGCAGGAAGCCTACGTGCTGGAACACCTTCCTACTGCGCATTACCTGCCCCCGCAAGGCTGTCCGGGCCCGGTCACGGTGCAGCTGGCCGAGGGCCTGCTACTGGTGGTGCTCAATACGCAGTGGTGGGTGCAGAACGGGCCCCGCCCGCTGGGGCCGGAGTACGGCTGCACGGTGAGCAACTCCAAAGAGCCCTTTGCCCAGCTCCAGGAAATTCTGGAACACAACCGCCACCAGCAGATAGTAGTGGCGGGGCATCATCCGCTTTATTCCAACGCCATGCACGGGGGCAAATTTACCACCAAGCAGCACTTGTTTCCGCTGACGGCGGCTCATAAGAAAGCCTACGTACCGCTACCAGTTATTGGCTCCCTGTTTCCGGTTTACCGCAAGCTGATTGGGGCCGCCGAAGATATGTCCCACCCCCGCTACCGCAAGATGCGCCGCCGCCTGCTGCGGGTATTACACCAGTTTCCCAACATCATTTATGCCGCCGGCCACGACCACAACTTGCAGTACTTCCACTACCGGCAGGGGCATTATCTGGTCAGCGGGTCGGGCAGCAAAACGGCCTTCGTACAGCCCGGCGGCAAGTCAACCTTTACCCACGAGCACAAAGGCTTTTTTGCCCTGGAGTTTTACCACGGCGGCGAAGTCTGGCTGCGCACCTACGAGCCCGCCTCTACTGCCGATACTCCTGTGGGAGCGGAAGTATTCCGCAAAAAGCTGGTAGCCGCATCGGCTGCCACTACGTCGTCAGCGGCAACAGCATCCGCAGGCTCCGGGGCTCAATCGTGA
- a CDS encoding LON peptidase substrate-binding domain-containing protein, which yields MPRLLALFPLNLVVFPGEKLNLHIFEPRYRQLVRDCVETGLTFGIPPYLNDGVSELGTEMQLVGIDKQYENGEMDIRTKAVGVFRIREFFRQAPGKLYAAGTIEEVADDPDQDADLKGRITEYVQQLYTALGLRKLFVDLPPTYRIYDVAHNLGLTTEQEYQLLATTSELERQEIVLEHLETILPVIMETERLKDRARLNGHFKNLTPPNF from the coding sequence ATGCCCCGTCTCCTAGCCCTGTTTCCCTTAAACCTGGTCGTCTTCCCCGGCGAAAAACTCAACCTGCACATCTTCGAGCCCCGCTACCGCCAGTTGGTGCGCGACTGTGTGGAAACCGGCCTCACGTTCGGCATTCCGCCCTACCTCAACGATGGGGTGAGCGAGTTGGGCACCGAAATGCAGCTGGTTGGTATCGACAAGCAGTATGAGAACGGAGAAATGGACATTCGCACCAAAGCGGTGGGCGTGTTCCGCATCCGGGAGTTTTTCCGCCAGGCCCCCGGTAAGCTTTACGCCGCCGGCACCATTGAGGAGGTAGCCGACGACCCCGACCAGGATGCCGACCTGAAAGGACGCATTACGGAGTACGTGCAGCAGCTTTACACGGCCCTGGGACTGCGCAAGCTCTTCGTGGACCTGCCTCCCACCTACCGCATTTACGACGTGGCCCATAACCTGGGCCTGACCACGGAGCAGGAATACCAGCTGCTGGCTACCACCAGTGAATTGGAGCGGCAGGAAATTGTGCTGGAGCATCTGGAAACCATTCTGCCCGTGATTATGGAAACCGAACGGCTCAAGGACCGGGCCCGGCTCAATGGACACTTCAAGAACCTGACGCCGCCCAACTTTTAA
- the mtgA gene encoding monofunctional biosynthetic peptidoglycan transglycosylase, producing MANYSQYWRQAWRIGLQVVAALFLTSIAWVLVYRWVSPPATWLMLERRAHAPVGKGYYGIREDGRRISYDFKGLDEVSPHVPLALIAAEDQLFLKHHGFDFNALQNAVKTNMQDGKKLVGGSTISQQVAKNVFLWHGRSYVRKAAEAYFTMLIELLWDKRRIMEMYLSVAEMGDCTFGVEAASQRYFHKPASRVTPAEAALLAGVLPNPLRFRASNPGPAARAKQRRVMRNMRRLGGINYVRELVEE from the coding sequence GTGGCGAATTATTCACAGTATTGGCGCCAGGCCTGGCGGATCGGCTTGCAGGTAGTGGCCGCTTTATTCCTGACTTCCATTGCCTGGGTGCTGGTGTACCGCTGGGTGTCGCCGCCGGCCACCTGGCTGATGCTGGAGCGCCGGGCCCACGCCCCGGTGGGCAAGGGCTACTACGGAATTCGGGAAGACGGGCGCCGCATCAGCTACGACTTCAAGGGCCTCGACGAGGTGTCGCCCCATGTACCGCTGGCGTTGATAGCGGCTGAAGACCAACTGTTTCTCAAGCACCATGGCTTCGACTTCAACGCCCTGCAAAACGCGGTAAAGACCAACATGCAAGACGGCAAGAAGCTGGTGGGCGGCAGCACGATTTCGCAGCAGGTAGCTAAAAACGTGTTTCTCTGGCACGGCCGCAGCTACGTACGCAAGGCTGCCGAAGCCTATTTCACCATGCTCATCGAGCTGCTCTGGGACAAGCGCCGCATCATGGAAATGTATCTGAGCGTAGCCGAAATGGGCGACTGTACCTTCGGGGTTGAAGCCGCTTCGCAACGGTACTTTCATAAGCCGGCCAGTCGGGTAACGCCGGCCGAGGCAGCCTTGCTGGCGGGTGTGCTGCCCAATCCGCTGCGGTTTCGGGCCAGCAACCCGGGCCCCGCGGCCCGGGCTAAGCAGCGCCGGGTGATGCGCAACATGCGCCGCCTGGGTGGCATCAATTACGTGCGGGAGTTAGTGGAAGAATAA
- a CDS encoding YybH family protein — protein sequence MKKLLILLALGATLTTSCSQSERPEQIRSTIQQVLAAQTAAWNRGDVTTFMQGYWQSDSLVFIGKSGLTYGWQPTLDNYRRTYPDAATMGQLRFSNLRITPLGSDVAQVVGRWHLARPAAGDLTGHYLLIFRRINGQWVIVADHSS from the coding sequence ATGAAAAAGCTACTCATCCTCCTGGCGCTCGGCGCTACACTGACTACTTCCTGCTCCCAGTCGGAGCGGCCGGAGCAGATTCGCAGCACCATTCAGCAGGTGCTGGCTGCCCAAACCGCCGCCTGGAACCGCGGCGACGTGACGACCTTTATGCAGGGCTACTGGCAGTCTGACTCCCTCGTATTCATTGGCAAGAGCGGCCTGACATACGGCTGGCAGCCCACTCTTGACAACTACCGTCGCACCTATCCTGATGCGGCCACGATGGGCCAGCTCCGGTTTTCCAACCTGCGTATTACGCCGCTGGGTTCGGACGTTGCTCAGGTAGTGGGACGCTGGCACCTGGCCCGCCCCGCCGCTGGCGACCTGACGGGCCACTATCTGCTCATTTTTCGCCGCATCAACGGTCAGTGGGTCATCGTAGCCGACCACTCCAGCTGA
- a CDS encoding App1 family protein encodes MAPLLNKLGDWAEKADDLILRARTRLGLLDPLQIVPYRSYGTPTRLYIKGRLLTDKGIGEPDPNDSRWSNLLNMYRRFESNEISGAQLLVRPADQSEHLVVTDDEGYFSLNLEPQTLPEPIDFMWYPVDVLLQSVPQPLTLPVGLRSQAPVLIPPADAEYGIISDLDDTVIQTSATDILRMARTVLLRNARSRLPFKGVAEFYRALQLGRNGKRNNPFFYVSSSPWNLYDLLEDFLNLNQIPPGPLLLRDFAMVRKAAKDPSEHHGHKLREIDNILLTYPTLPFVLIGDSGQEDANIYREVVRRHPGRILAIYIRDVLRPDRATLVEKVSEELRGDKVEMLLVQDTVQAAEHAAKNGLIFTEAIPAVVEEKQKDETTPEDPGEAQEQGA; translated from the coding sequence ATGGCTCCTCTACTCAACAAACTCGGCGACTGGGCCGAAAAAGCCGACGACCTGATTCTGCGGGCCCGCACCCGCCTAGGTCTGCTCGATCCGCTTCAGATTGTCCCCTACCGCAGCTACGGCACGCCTACCCGGCTCTACATAAAAGGCCGCCTGCTCACCGACAAGGGTATTGGGGAGCCCGACCCCAACGATTCACGCTGGAGCAATCTGCTGAACATGTACCGGCGGTTTGAAAGCAACGAGATTTCCGGGGCCCAGCTTCTGGTACGCCCCGCCGATCAGTCCGAGCACCTGGTTGTGACCGACGACGAAGGATATTTCTCCCTGAACCTGGAGCCCCAGACCCTACCCGAGCCCATCGATTTTATGTGGTACCCGGTGGATGTGCTGCTCCAGTCGGTGCCCCAGCCCCTGACGCTACCCGTCGGGCTCCGCTCCCAGGCTCCAGTCCTGATTCCGCCAGCCGACGCCGAGTATGGCATCATCAGCGACCTGGACGACACGGTTATTCAAACCTCGGCCACGGATATTCTGCGCATGGCCCGCACAGTGCTGCTGCGCAATGCCCGCTCCCGCCTGCCTTTTAAAGGGGTAGCCGAGTTTTATAGGGCCCTGCAGCTGGGGCGCAACGGCAAGCGCAACAACCCGTTCTTCTACGTCAGCAGCAGCCCCTGGAACCTGTACGACTTGCTGGAAGACTTTCTCAACCTGAACCAGATTCCGCCCGGTCCCTTGCTGCTGCGCGACTTTGCCATGGTCCGGAAGGCGGCTAAGGACCCTTCGGAACACCACGGACATAAGCTGCGCGAAATCGACAACATCCTGCTTACCTACCCCACGTTGCCCTTCGTGCTCATCGGCGACAGCGGGCAGGAAGACGCCAATATTTACCGCGAAGTGGTGCGGCGCCACCCGGGCCGGATCCTGGCCATCTACATCCGCGACGTGCTCCGCCCCGACCGGGCCACCCTGGTCGAAAAGGTCTCCGAAGAGCTGCGTGGCGACAAAGTAGAAATGCTGCTGGTGCAGGACACGGTGCAGGCGGCCGAGCACGCGGCCAAAAATGGCCTGATCTTTACCGAGGCCATTCCAGCCGTGGTTGAGGAAAAGCAAAAAGACGAAACCACCCCCGAAGACCCCGGTGAGGCGCAAGAGCAAGGCGCTTAG
- a CDS encoding M48 family metalloprotease has translation MHRSFLKSWLLAGVLAASFGAASCSKDGDGVVLFSVKDDIALGDSVAQQTDELMRTKPAEYGRLLDRASNKDAYAALDNVVNEVLNNGKLTYRDQFKWDVKIVQKDDKNAFATPGGHIYVYTGLIKYLDRESQLAGVLGHEIAHADRRHTSKQLQTQYGIDFLLSLVLGNNPNQLAQIAAGLGQLKFSRDAESEADQYSVIYLQGTKYTCDGAAGFFIKAKNEGNTNPPAFLSTHPDPDNRIEAIQNKAKELGCVKSTESDTNLATLKRVLP, from the coding sequence ATGCATCGTTCATTCCTCAAGTCCTGGCTCCTGGCTGGCGTACTAGCCGCTTCTTTCGGGGCCGCCTCCTGCTCAAAAGACGGTGACGGCGTGGTGCTATTTTCCGTCAAGGACGATATTGCGCTTGGCGACTCAGTAGCTCAACAAACTGATGAGCTCATGCGCACTAAACCCGCCGAGTACGGCCGCCTGCTGGACCGTGCCAGCAACAAGGATGCTTATGCTGCCCTTGACAACGTGGTAAACGAAGTGCTTAACAACGGCAAGCTCACGTATCGGGACCAGTTTAAATGGGACGTAAAAATTGTGCAGAAGGACGATAAAAATGCCTTTGCCACGCCCGGCGGGCACATTTACGTCTACACCGGCCTTATTAAGTACCTCGACCGGGAGTCGCAGCTGGCCGGTGTGCTGGGCCATGAAATTGCCCACGCCGACCGGCGTCACACCTCCAAGCAGCTCCAGACCCAGTACGGCATCGATTTTCTGCTGAGCCTGGTACTGGGCAATAACCCTAACCAGCTGGCGCAGATAGCGGCCGGCCTGGGCCAGCTTAAGTTTAGCCGCGACGCGGAAAGCGAAGCGGATCAGTACTCGGTTATCTATCTACAGGGCACCAAATACACCTGCGACGGCGCGGCCGGCTTCTTCATTAAGGCCAAGAACGAAGGCAACACCAACCCGCCCGCCTTCCTGAGCACTCACCCCGATCCGGATAACCGGATTGAAGCTATTCAGAACAAGGCCAAAGAGCTGGGCTGCGTGAAATCGACCGAGTCGGACACGAACTTGGCCACACTCAAGCGCGTGCTGCCCTAA
- a CDS encoding DNA topoisomerase IB — protein MPSTAAPRPKVKKKHLPPLQEAHDLYKDPARQAELAGLRYLPDTKAGLTRKAGRTGTFSYVDAKGEKITDEKTLSRINSFVIPPAWTDIWIAPSANAHLQVTGRDAKGRKQYIYHPAWDQARSLTKFSRLRAFGEKLPELRQRIQHDLKRPKLDREKVIALVLTLMDQSFIRVGNKEYAKKNKSYGLTTLRDRHVEVAGDEVHFTFVGKKGVPHDVSLHDRKLARLVQKCKEIPGQHLFQYYAPDGHRAELESGDVNEYLQQVTGLPLSAKDFRTWGGTVKMVECLETVLHQEPELPKDKVLKRAVKDVAAGLGNTPTVCSKYYIHPQVVELFHSDKLIDYLRRHDADPAENDLLTPTEHMVLDMLQEVDKGS, from the coding sequence ATGCCCTCCACTGCCGCGCCCCGCCCCAAGGTCAAGAAAAAGCACCTGCCGCCCCTGCAAGAAGCCCACGATTTGTATAAAGACCCTGCCCGGCAGGCCGAGCTGGCCGGTCTGCGGTATTTGCCCGACACCAAAGCCGGCCTAACCCGCAAAGCCGGCCGCACGGGTACCTTTTCGTACGTCGATGCCAAAGGCGAGAAAATTACCGACGAGAAAACGCTCAGCCGCATTAACAGCTTCGTAATTCCGCCGGCCTGGACGGACATCTGGATTGCGCCTTCGGCTAATGCCCACCTGCAGGTAACCGGGCGCGACGCCAAGGGCCGTAAGCAGTACATCTACCACCCAGCCTGGGACCAGGCCCGCAGCCTTACCAAATTCAGCCGCCTGCGGGCTTTTGGGGAAAAGCTGCCTGAGCTGCGCCAGCGGATTCAGCACGATTTAAAGCGCCCCAAGCTGGACCGGGAGAAGGTAATTGCCCTGGTGCTGACGCTCATGGATCAGTCCTTTATTCGGGTCGGCAACAAGGAGTACGCCAAGAAAAACAAGAGCTACGGCCTGACCACCCTGCGCGACCGGCACGTGGAAGTGGCCGGCGACGAGGTGCACTTCACCTTCGTAGGCAAAAAAGGTGTGCCCCACGACGTAAGCCTGCACGACCGGAAGCTGGCCCGCCTGGTGCAGAAGTGCAAGGAAATACCCGGGCAGCACCTGTTTCAGTACTACGCCCCCGACGGGCACCGGGCCGAGCTGGAATCGGGCGACGTGAATGAGTATCTGCAGCAGGTTACGGGCCTGCCCTTATCGGCCAAAGACTTCCGCACCTGGGGCGGCACCGTGAAAATGGTCGAGTGCCTCGAAACCGTGTTGCATCAGGAGCCCGAACTGCCCAAGGACAAGGTACTGAAACGGGCCGTGAAAGACGTGGCCGCCGGCCTAGGAAACACGCCCACCGTGTGCAGCAAGTACTACATTCATCCCCAGGTGGTGGAGCTGTTTCACTCCGATAAGCTCATCGACTACCTGCGCCGCCACGACGCCGACCCCGCCGAAAATGACCTGCTCACGCCCACCGAACACATGGTGCTCGACATGCTGCAGGAAGTGGATAAAGGCAGCTGA
- a CDS encoding exonuclease domain-containing protein: MYAIIDLETTGGQPTQDRITEVAIFIHDGDKVVDQYSTLVNPGRPIPFFITQLTGITDDMVRDAPKFHEVARKIVELTEGCVFVAHNVRFDYSFMKKEFADLGYNYSRKTLCTVRLSRSLIPGQPSYSLGKLCQNIGIPLEGRHRAAGDAAATAILFDRLLKISQQDEALRNPTVSAADTLASVDALAPAGRPKKTAAAPAATAAGVTTKQPSPKRVAAVQEAIRTALLPPNITPEKVASLPQEAGVYYFHNEQGEVIYVGKSINIYKRIQQHFAVDYKSRKSLEFKNSISDITWELTGSELVALLYESSEIKRMKPLYNRQQRRSVFPAGIFLRTDENGYKRLYYGRADDHAESHPLIALGNQYKAKGFLFHKVAKFNLCQKLCDLYKTNGSCFDYQVHRCKGACLGLEPAEEYNKRVEEAIESFTYEHGSFVIIGRGRREDEKTVVVVEHGRYLGFGYVDAEFSARKLNDFKEVITRYNDNKDVQQIIRQYLRTKHKDKVKVFK, translated from the coding sequence TTGTACGCCATCATTGACCTTGAAACTACCGGCGGACAGCCCACGCAGGACCGCATCACGGAAGTAGCCATCTTTATTCACGACGGCGACAAAGTCGTTGATCAGTACAGCACGCTCGTTAATCCGGGTCGGCCCATTCCCTTCTTTATTACCCAGCTTACCGGCATTACCGACGACATGGTGCGCGACGCGCCCAAGTTTCACGAGGTAGCCCGCAAGATTGTGGAGCTGACCGAAGGCTGCGTATTTGTGGCCCACAACGTGCGCTTCGACTACTCCTTTATGAAAAAGGAGTTTGCCGACCTGGGCTACAACTACTCGCGCAAAACCCTGTGCACGGTGCGCCTGAGCCGCTCCCTGATTCCGGGGCAGCCGAGCTACAGCCTGGGTAAGCTCTGCCAGAACATCGGGATTCCGCTGGAAGGCCGGCACCGGGCCGCCGGCGACGCGGCCGCCACGGCTATTCTGTTTGACCGGCTGCTTAAAATAAGCCAGCAGGACGAGGCCCTGCGCAACCCCACCGTATCGGCGGCCGATACCCTGGCCTCGGTAGACGCGCTGGCCCCGGCAGGCCGACCAAAGAAGACGGCTGCGGCGCCGGCGGCCACTGCCGCGGGCGTGACGACCAAGCAGCCCAGTCCCAAGCGCGTGGCAGCGGTGCAGGAAGCCATTCGCACGGCTTTGCTGCCGCCCAATATTACGCCCGAGAAAGTAGCCTCTCTGCCCCAGGAAGCGGGTGTATACTACTTTCACAACGAGCAGGGCGAGGTTATCTACGTTGGCAAGAGCATCAACATCTACAAGCGGATTCAGCAGCACTTCGCCGTCGATTATAAGTCGCGCAAGTCGCTGGAGTTCAAGAACAGCATCTCCGACATTACCTGGGAGTTGACCGGCTCGGAACTAGTGGCCTTACTGTATGAGTCGTCGGAAATCAAGCGGATGAAGCCGCTTTATAACCGGCAGCAGCGCCGCTCGGTATTCCCGGCGGGCATCTTTTTGCGTACCGACGAGAATGGATACAAGCGCCTCTACTACGGCCGCGCCGATGACCACGCCGAGTCGCACCCACTCATTGCCCTAGGCAATCAGTACAAGGCGAAAGGGTTCCTCTTTCACAAGGTGGCCAAGTTCAACCTGTGCCAGAAGCTCTGCGACTTATACAAAACCAACGGCTCCTGCTTCGACTACCAGGTGCACCGCTGCAAGGGGGCCTGCCTGGGCCTAGAGCCCGCCGAGGAGTACAATAAGCGCGTGGAGGAGGCCATTGAGAGCTTTACTTATGAACACGGCTCCTTCGTGATTATTGGGCGGGGCCGGCGCGAGGACGAGAAAACTGTGGTAGTGGTGGAGCACGGCCGTTACCTGGGCTTTGGCTACGTGGACGCGGAGTTTTCGGCCCGTAAGCTCAACGACTTCAAAGAGGTTATTACCCGATATAACGACAACAAGGATGTGCAGCAGATCATCCGGCAATACTTGCGCACCAAGCACAAAGACAAAGTCAAGGTATTTAAGTAG